A single region of the Gorilla gorilla gorilla isolate KB3781 chromosome 1, NHGRI_mGorGor1-v2.1_pri, whole genome shotgun sequence genome encodes:
- the CIMAP2 gene encoding ciliary microtubule-associated protein 2 isoform X1 gives MGESQDAAGAHGWNRVGSMATKWFTGAPFGVQSHRFDISAVYPNWKKFSTFTEAPYSMRYSTQVSHIGPGTYSSKETCFSKKKLMKEVDTGWAKAQEATRLTQLPHFQYQAIMKEKRLKEQKLGPGSYNLKDFLEQLREKPCSTRGLLSSGEVRFRGLIGNYYPGPGNYGEKGNPYTKLEENAWNRSHSEGLMCRMSNKPHPRPHQGSGLGPGTYFFKSDLETYVARSVGTRGPYDTFSGDRSKPLPYGHYSTQKKKPRELMNFKSFVEELNSHHNKKHGVFSKLPRNPRTPTERIYWANLSQCPRTLATSGPSFWLPQEKKCKPVNQPPFLLTSKGSGAKACQMIMGSWNPVGVGRYLNTWLMETKDRRQRYRSLFLSGSKRYLSDLARDMLMQERITPFTKGKCPPTVDYNSDPTP, from the exons ATGGGGGAAAGCCAGGATGCCGCCGGAGCTCATGGCTGGAACCGCGTCGGCTCCATGGCCACCAAGTGGTTCACCGGGGCGCCCTTCGGGGTGCAGAGCCACAG GTTTGACATCTCTGCTGTTTATCCCAACTGGAAGAAGTTCAGCACCTTCACTGAGGCCCCATACTCCATGCGTTATTCTACCCAAGTG TCCCACATAGGCCCTGGGACTTACAGCTCCAAGGAGACCTGCTTCAGCAAGAAGAAGCTGATGAAGGAGGTGGACACAGGCTGGGCCAAGGCCCAGGAAGCCACGCGGCTGACCCAGCTACCCCACTTCCAGTACCAGGCCATCATGAAAGAGAAGCGGCTGAAG GAGCAAAAGCTGGGGCCCGGCTCCTACAACCTCAAAGACTTCTTAGAACAGCTGCGGGAGAAACCATGTAGCACCCGGGGGCTGCTCAGCTCTGGGGAGGTTCGCTTCCGAGGACTCATCGGG AACTACTATCCAGGCCCTGGAAATTATGGGGAGAAGGGTAACCCATACACCAAGCTGGAGGAGAATGCCTGGAACCGGTCTCATTCTGAGGGCCTCATGTGCAGGATGAGCAACAAGCCGCACCCCCGGCCTCATCAG GGGAGTGGTCTGGGACCCGGCACCTACTTCTTCAAAAGCGACCTTGAGACATATGTGGCACGATCCGTCGGCACCCGCGGCCCCTATGACACTTTCTCTGGTGATCGGAGCAAGCCACTGCCTTATGGGCACTACTCCACGCAG aaaaaaaagccCAGGGAACTGATGAATTTCAAGAGCTTCGTAGAAGAACTTAACTCACATCACAATAAGAAGCATGGGGTTTTTTCTAAACTTCCCCGAAACCCGAGAACCCCTACAGAGAGGATTTACTGGGCCAACCTTAGCCAGTGCCCCCGCACACTG GCCACATCTGGCCCCAGTTTCTGGCTTCCACAAGAGAAGAAATGCAAACCCGTCAACCAGCCCCCATTCCTGTTGACCTCCAAGGGGTCAGGTGCAAAGGCCTGCCAGATGATTATGGGAAGCTGG AACCCAGTAGGTGTGGGCCGCTACCTCAACACCTGGCTGATGGAGACAAAGGACAGGCGGCAGCGATATCGATCCCTATTCCTGAGTGGATCCAAACGCTACCTCTCAGACCTTGCCCGGGATATGCTCATGCA
- the CIMAP2 gene encoding ciliary microtubule-associated protein 2 isoform X2, producing MGESQDAAGAHGWNRVGSMATKWFTGAPFGVQSHRFDISAVYPNWKKFSTFTEAPYSMRYSTQVSHIGPGTYSSKETCFSKKKLMKEVDTGWAKAQEATRLTQLPHFQYQAIMKEKRLKEQKLGPGSYNLKDFLEQLREKPCSTRGLLSSGEVRFRGLIGNYYPGPGNYGEKGNPYTKLEENAWNRSHSEGLMCRMSNKPHPRPHQGSGLGPGTYFFKSDLETYVARSVGTRGPYDTFSGDRSKPLPYGHYSTQKKKPRELMNFKSFVEELNSHHNKKHGVFSKLPRNPRTPTERIYWANLSQCPRTLATSGPSFWLPQEKKCKPVNQPPFLLTSKGSGAKACQMIMGSWNPVGVGRYLNTWLMETKDRRQRYRSLFLSGSKRYLSDLARDMLMQIRLFCWKGLEVINFGLSPM from the exons ATGGGGGAAAGCCAGGATGCCGCCGGAGCTCATGGCTGGAACCGCGTCGGCTCCATGGCCACCAAGTGGTTCACCGGGGCGCCCTTCGGGGTGCAGAGCCACAG GTTTGACATCTCTGCTGTTTATCCCAACTGGAAGAAGTTCAGCACCTTCACTGAGGCCCCATACTCCATGCGTTATTCTACCCAAGTG TCCCACATAGGCCCTGGGACTTACAGCTCCAAGGAGACCTGCTTCAGCAAGAAGAAGCTGATGAAGGAGGTGGACACAGGCTGGGCCAAGGCCCAGGAAGCCACGCGGCTGACCCAGCTACCCCACTTCCAGTACCAGGCCATCATGAAAGAGAAGCGGCTGAAG GAGCAAAAGCTGGGGCCCGGCTCCTACAACCTCAAAGACTTCTTAGAACAGCTGCGGGAGAAACCATGTAGCACCCGGGGGCTGCTCAGCTCTGGGGAGGTTCGCTTCCGAGGACTCATCGGG AACTACTATCCAGGCCCTGGAAATTATGGGGAGAAGGGTAACCCATACACCAAGCTGGAGGAGAATGCCTGGAACCGGTCTCATTCTGAGGGCCTCATGTGCAGGATGAGCAACAAGCCGCACCCCCGGCCTCATCAG GGGAGTGGTCTGGGACCCGGCACCTACTTCTTCAAAAGCGACCTTGAGACATATGTGGCACGATCCGTCGGCACCCGCGGCCCCTATGACACTTTCTCTGGTGATCGGAGCAAGCCACTGCCTTATGGGCACTACTCCACGCAG aaaaaaaagccCAGGGAACTGATGAATTTCAAGAGCTTCGTAGAAGAACTTAACTCACATCACAATAAGAAGCATGGGGTTTTTTCTAAACTTCCCCGAAACCCGAGAACCCCTACAGAGAGGATTTACTGGGCCAACCTTAGCCAGTGCCCCCGCACACTG GCCACATCTGGCCCCAGTTTCTGGCTTCCACAAGAGAAGAAATGCAAACCCGTCAACCAGCCCCCATTCCTGTTGACCTCCAAGGGGTCAGGTGCAAAGGCCTGCCAGATGATTATGGGAAGCTGG AACCCAGTAGGTGTGGGCCGCTACCTCAACACCTGGCTGATGGAGACAAAGGACAGGCGGCAGCGATATCGATCCCTATTCCTGAGTGGATCCAAACGCTACCTCTCAGACCTTGCCCGGGATATGCTCATGCA